One Bartonella kosoyi DNA segment encodes these proteins:
- a CDS encoding DNA recombination protein RmuC yields the protein MFDSFFSILAGEFFSKLMLLLLFILVCLAFFMLMHSHRKKALLENEIAKRAREAQEQMATLLKTQAEMQGRMQTMAEIFGQRQAELNKSLSEQLNGMTANIGQTLQVQTKSTYENLNRLQERLAVIDAAQNNIQSLTGQVVQLQSILSNKQTRGTFGQGRMEAIIADALPANAYAFQAILSNGKRPDCLIHMPNKAPSLVVDAKFPLEAWNSMRKATTAQERQEAERQFRTNMEVHIHDIAQKYLIPGETHDTAFLFVPSESIFATIYEDFEPLVQKANRAHVIIVSPSLLMLSVQVVQTIMKDARMREQAHLIQSEVAKLMEDFGRMDTRVRALQKHFHKASDDIEGILISSSKIMKRANRIETVELKENYSEPAQMTTSAQSQTLRLVDEE from the coding sequence ATGTTTGATTCGTTTTTTTCTATACTCGCTGGTGAGTTTTTTTCTAAACTAATGCTTTTGCTTTTATTTATACTTGTCTGTTTGGCATTTTTTATGCTGATGCATTCTCATCGAAAAAAGGCACTTTTGGAAAATGAAATTGCCAAGCGTGCTCGTGAGGCACAAGAGCAGATGGCTACATTGCTGAAAACACAAGCTGAAATGCAAGGGCGCATGCAGACGATGGCTGAAATCTTTGGTCAAAGACAGGCTGAGTTGAATAAGTCACTCAGTGAACAACTCAATGGCATGACAGCCAATATCGGTCAAACACTTCAGGTACAGACAAAATCAACGTATGAGAATTTGAATCGTTTGCAAGAGCGTTTAGCAGTCATTGATGCAGCACAAAATAATATTCAATCGCTTACGGGACAAGTTGTGCAACTGCAATCTATTTTAAGCAATAAGCAGACACGTGGTACCTTTGGTCAGGGGCGGATGGAAGCAATTATTGCTGATGCCTTACCAGCAAATGCCTATGCTTTTCAGGCAATTCTTTCCAATGGAAAGCGCCCAGATTGTCTCATTCACATGCCAAATAAAGCACCTTCTCTTGTTGTTGATGCTAAATTTCCTCTAGAAGCTTGGAATAGCATGCGTAAAGCAACAACAGCTCAAGAACGTCAAGAGGCAGAACGCCAATTTCGCACCAATATGGAAGTTCATATCCATGATATTGCGCAAAAATATTTAATTCCTGGAGAAACCCATGACACGGCTTTTCTTTTTGTACCATCGGAATCGATTTTTGCAACAATTTATGAGGACTTTGAGCCATTGGTACAAAAAGCCAATAGAGCCCATGTGATCATTGTTTCACCGTCTTTGTTGATGCTCTCTGTCCAAGTTGTACAAACCATTATGAAAGATGCGCGGATGCGTGAACAAGCGCATTTAATTCAATCAGAAGTGGCAAAATTGATGGAAGATTTTGGACGAATGGATACGCGTGTTCGCGCACTACAGAAGCATTTTCACAAAGCAAGTGACGATATAGAGGGAATTTTAATATCATCCTCCAAAATTATGAAACGGGCAAATCGCATTGAAACTGTCGAATTAAAAGAAAATTATTCTGAACCAGCACAAATGACAACATCGGCTCAGTCGCAAACATTGCGTTTGGTTGATGAGGAATAA
- a CDS encoding TIGR02300 family protein yields the protein MAKQELGTKRVDPETGKKFYDLNRDPIVSPYTGISYPRSYFEVAAAEANNEEEVDTEELDTALEKSAFMLLEEDDDGSKDDDLPDLEDSDVDLGDDDDTFLSHDDDDEEDDVTDILGGGVSNDDDA from the coding sequence ATGGCAAAACAGGAACTTGGAACGAAACGTGTTGATCCAGAAACAGGAAAAAAATTTTACGATCTAAATCGCGACCCTATTGTGTCACCTTATACAGGAATCTCTTATCCGCGTTCTTATTTTGAAGTTGCAGCAGCTGAAGCAAATAATGAAGAAGAAGTGGATACTGAAGAGCTTGATACAGCACTTGAAAAGTCTGCTTTTATGCTTCTTGAAGAGGATGATGACGGTTCTAAAGATGACGATCTTCCTGATTTGGAAGACAGTGATGTCGATCTCGGTGATGACGATGATACATTTTTATCTCACGATGATGACGATGAGGAGGATGACGTTACCGATATTCTTGGAGGCGGCGTTTCTAATGATGACGATGCTTAA
- the aroA gene encoding 3-phosphoshikimate 1-carboxyvinyltransferase: protein MQKAIPITAYKSSSLSGKIRIPGDKSISHRSLILGGLANGETYIHGLLESTDVLNTAAAMQAMGACIIKKDDCWIVRGTGNGCLLAAQKPLDFGNAGTGARLIMGMVGPYHMKTTFMGDASLSKRPMGRILDPLRLMGVEIEATDGDHLPLTLYGPKMANPIRYRVPIASAQVKSAVLLAGLNTAGITTVIEPVLTRDHTEKMLKAFGAQLEIERDKEGAHLIHLNGFPHLTGQTIHIPGDPSSAAFPMVAALLVEDSDITIENVLINNSRIGLIETLWEMGAQIEFLNQRQTGGEDVADLRIKSSILKGVTVPKERAPSMIDEYPALAVAAAFAEGKTVMLGIEELRVKESDRLSAVAQGLKINCVDCEEGQDFLVVYGKSSAKGLGGGHVTTHLDHRIAMCFLIFGLVSEKPVTIDDKRMIATSFPEFIPFIKQLGGKIA, encoded by the coding sequence ATGCAAAAAGCAATCCCTATAACTGCCTATAAATCGAGTAGTCTCTCTGGAAAAATTCGAATACCAGGAGATAAGTCAATCTCCCACCGCTCTCTCATATTGGGAGGGTTAGCAAATGGTGAAACATATATCCATGGATTACTTGAAAGCACTGATGTGCTCAATACAGCTGCTGCTATGCAGGCTATGGGTGCTTGTATAATTAAGAAAGATGACTGTTGGATCGTACGAGGAACAGGGAATGGTTGCCTCTTAGCCGCACAAAAACCTTTAGACTTTGGAAACGCAGGAACAGGTGCTCGTTTGATTATGGGAATGGTTGGGCCCTATCATATGAAAACAACTTTTATGGGTGATGCTTCTCTCTCTAAACGTCCTATGGGACGTATCCTCGACCCCTTACGTCTTATGGGGGTGGAAATTGAGGCAACAGATGGCGATCACCTTCCTTTAACGCTTTATGGTCCCAAAATGGCTAATCCGATTCGCTACCGTGTTCCAATAGCTTCCGCCCAAGTTAAATCGGCAGTTCTCCTTGCTGGACTGAATACCGCTGGCATTACAACGGTTATTGAACCGGTTCTCACACGTGATCATACGGAAAAAATGTTAAAAGCATTCGGTGCTCAACTTGAAATAGAAAGAGATAAAGAAGGTGCGCATTTGATTCATCTTAATGGTTTCCCCCATCTTACTGGACAAACGATTCATATTCCCGGAGATCCTTCTTCTGCTGCTTTTCCAATGGTTGCAGCCCTTCTTGTAGAAGATTCTGATATCACTATTGAAAATGTTTTGATAAACAATTCTCGAATAGGACTTATCGAAACATTGTGGGAAATGGGCGCACAAATTGAATTTTTGAATCAACGCCAAACAGGTGGAGAAGATGTTGCCGATCTACGGATAAAATCATCGATCTTAAAAGGTGTTACTGTGCCGAAGGAACGTGCTCCATCGATGATTGATGAATATCCTGCTTTGGCGGTTGCGGCGGCCTTTGCAGAAGGCAAAACAGTGATGCTAGGAATTGAAGAATTGCGTGTTAAAGAATCAGATCGGCTGTCTGCTGTTGCTCAAGGATTAAAAATTAATTGCGTAGACTGTGAAGAAGGTCAAGATTTTCTCGTTGTTTATGGGAAAAGTTCTGCTAAAGGTTTGGGGGGTGGACATGTTACCACACATCTTGATCACCGAATTGCTATGTGCTTTCTCATTTTTGGGCTTGTATCAGAAAAACCTGTTACCATTGATGATAAACGAATGATTGCTACGAGTTTTCCGGAATTTATTCCTTTTATAAAACAACTTGGGGGAAAAATCGCTTGA
- the cmk gene encoding (d)CMP kinase has translation MKPFVIAIDGPAASGKGTLARKIAAHYHLHHLDTGLTYRGVAHALLQQKLALNDEKNAIICANELDFNSLNPALLSSHELGEVASKIAINPAVRKILVEKQRNFAKTLPGSVLDGRDIGTIVCPDADIKFYILANVQTRAKRRYQEILEKGGQANYHEILSDLEQRDSRDITRKQSPLKPAKNAHLLDTSELSIEATFAIACTFIDPIIKMHIIG, from the coding sequence TTGAAGCCTTTTGTTATTGCCATTGATGGACCTGCTGCCTCAGGCAAAGGAACCTTAGCTCGCAAAATTGCTGCACATTATCATCTTCATCATTTGGATACAGGGCTTACTTATCGTGGTGTTGCTCATGCGCTTTTACAACAAAAATTGGCTCTTAATGATGAAAAAAATGCTATCATTTGTGCTAATGAACTTGATTTTAATAGCTTAAATCCTGCTCTCCTTTCTTCTCATGAACTTGGTGAAGTGGCTTCAAAAATAGCGATTAACCCTGCTGTACGCAAAATTCTTGTCGAAAAACAACGTAATTTTGCCAAAACTTTACCTGGAAGCGTACTCGATGGGCGAGATATTGGCACCATCGTTTGCCCTGATGCTGATATCAAGTTTTATATTCTAGCTAATGTTCAAACACGTGCTAAACGTCGTTACCAAGAAATTTTAGAAAAAGGGGGGCAAGCAAATTATCATGAAATACTTAGCGATCTTGAACAGCGAGACAGCCGCGATATAACGCGCAAACAAAGCCCCCTAAAACCGGCAAAAAACGCCCACTTGCTTGATACGTCAGAATTGAGTATAGAGGCAACATTTGCAATTGCATGTACTTTTATTGATCCAATCATAAAAATGCATATAATTGGATAA
- the rpsA gene encoding 30S ribosomal protein S1 — MSQYNPTTADFEALLTESFQTNDLNEGSVVKGRVIAIEKDMAIIDAGLKVEGRIPLKEFGAKAKDGSLQVGDEVEVYIERIENAMGEAVLSREKARREESWVRLEEKFNAGARVEGVIFSQVKGGFTVDLDGAVAFLPRSQVDIRPIRDVSPLMHNAQSFEILKMDRRRGNIVVSRRTVLEESRAEQRSEIVQNLEENQIVEGVVKNITDYGAFVDLGGIDGLLHVTDMAWRRVNHPSEVLTIGQTIKVQIIRINQDTHRISLGMKQLESDPWESISVRYPIGKKITGAVTNITDYGGFVEIEPGIEGLIHVSEMSWTKKNVHPGKILSTSQEVEVVVLEIDPSKRRISLGLKQTFENPWEAFANKFPVNSQIEGEVKNKTEFGLFIGLEGDVDGMVHLSDLDWNRPGEQVIDTYNKGDIVKAVVLDVDIEKERISLGIKQLSSDKVGEAAASGELRKGAVVTCEVVAVNDNDINVKLIDHNLETTIRRADLARDRDEQRPERFAIGQKVDARITAFDKKTRKISVSIKALEIAEEKEAVAQYGSTDSGASLGDILGAALKKQEQD; from the coding sequence ATGTCACAATACAATCCCACAACAGCGGATTTTGAAGCCCTTTTAACAGAATCTTTTCAAACCAATGATCTTAATGAAGGATCTGTTGTTAAAGGTCGTGTTATTGCAATCGAAAAAGACATGGCCATTATTGATGCTGGACTTAAAGTCGAAGGACGTATTCCTCTCAAAGAATTTGGAGCTAAAGCAAAAGATGGTTCTTTGCAAGTTGGCGATGAAGTTGAGGTTTATATTGAACGCATTGAAAATGCGATGGGTGAAGCTGTTTTATCGCGTGAAAAAGCACGGCGCGAAGAAAGTTGGGTCCGTTTAGAGGAAAAGTTCAATGCTGGTGCGCGTGTTGAGGGCGTTATCTTTAGCCAAGTAAAAGGTGGTTTCACAGTTGATCTTGATGGAGCGGTTGCTTTTTTGCCGCGCAGTCAAGTTGATATTCGTCCCATTCGTGATGTTTCACCTCTCATGCATAATGCACAATCTTTTGAAATTTTGAAGATGGATCGTCGTCGTGGCAATATTGTGGTCTCACGTCGTACTGTCTTAGAAGAAAGTCGCGCTGAGCAACGTTCAGAAATTGTACAAAATCTTGAAGAAAACCAAATCGTTGAAGGTGTGGTGAAAAATATTACAGATTATGGTGCCTTTGTTGACCTTGGTGGGATTGATGGTCTCTTACACGTTACAGATATGGCATGGCGGCGTGTAAACCACCCATCTGAAGTGCTTACAATTGGTCAAACGATTAAAGTTCAGATTATTCGCATTAATCAAGATACGCATCGTATTTCTCTTGGAATGAAACAGCTTGAAAGTGATCCTTGGGAAAGCATCAGTGTCCGCTATCCGATTGGTAAAAAAATTACGGGTGCTGTGACCAACATTACGGATTACGGTGGTTTTGTTGAAATTGAACCAGGGATTGAAGGATTGATCCATGTTTCCGAAATGAGCTGGACAAAGAAAAATGTTCATCCTGGAAAAATTCTATCTACATCACAAGAGGTAGAAGTAGTTGTTCTTGAAATTGATCCTTCTAAACGGCGTATTTCTCTTGGCTTAAAGCAAACATTTGAAAATCCATGGGAAGCTTTTGCCAATAAATTTCCTGTCAATTCACAAATTGAGGGAGAGGTTAAAAATAAAACAGAATTTGGTTTGTTTATTGGGCTTGAAGGCGATGTTGACGGTATGGTTCATCTCTCTGATCTTGATTGGAACCGTCCTGGTGAACAAGTCATTGATACTTACAATAAAGGCGACATCGTTAAAGCTGTGGTTTTGGATGTTGACATTGAAAAAGAGCGTATCTCTCTTGGAATTAAGCAGCTTTCCAGCGATAAAGTTGGAGAAGCAGCCGCTTCTGGCGAATTACGCAAAGGGGCTGTTGTAACCTGTGAAGTGGTTGCTGTTAACGACAATGACATTAATGTGAAATTGATTGACCACAACCTTGAGACAACCATTCGGCGTGCTGATCTCGCGCGTGATCGTGATGAACAACGGCCTGAACGTTTTGCAATTGGGCAAAAGGTTGATGCGCGCATCACAGCGTTTGATAAAAAAACACGTAAAATTTCAGTATCAATCAAAGCATTAGAAATTGCAGAGGAAAAAGAAGCTGTTGCCCAATATGGTTCTACAGATTCAGGGGCTTCTCTTGGCGATATTCTCGGTGCAGCTTTGAAAAAACAAGAACAAGATTAA